GGTGCTCAGCGCGGTCCAGCGACGCCCGCCGAAGATCGGCACCATGAACGAGTAGAACACTCGCAAGGTCGCGCCGGACAAACCCGGCAGCGCGGCCAGCCAGAACAGTTGGTCGGTGGTGAAGCTGAAGCCGATGGCGTTGAGACGCACGATCACCGTGCTCCAGACCATCCACACGGAGAAGGCCAGCAGCAGCGCGGGAATCGAAATCCACAGGTTGCGGGTCGCGGTCTTTTTACCGCTGGCACCCCAGAACGCCGGGTCTTCAGGGCGCCAGTCGTGGATCACCGGGCCCGAGTCGGGCTTTTGCGCGATGGACATGTTCATTCTCCTTGGAGAGGTTGGGCGGTCTTGCCCATAAGCGGTTGCTTGCGAACTTCGCTGAAGTACATCCAGGCCAGGGACACCCAGACCACGCCGTACATCAACATGAAGCAGGAAGAGCGCACGCCGGTGAGGTCCACCAGGGCGCCGAACAGGATCGGCAGCACAAAGCCGCCCAGGCCACCGGCCAGGCCGACGATGCCGGACACCGCGCCCATGTTTTGCGGGTAGTCATTGGCGATGTACTTGAACACCGAGGCCTTGCCGAACGCGAAGGCGATGCCCATCACAAACAGCAGCACGGTGAACAGCGTGGCGTTGAGGCCGATATGAAAATCGAGGGGGCCGTTGACCGTCATGACCTGCAGTTGGGTCTGCGGGTAGCTGAGCAGGAACAGGCAGATCCAGCTCACCCACAGCACCCACCAGGTCACGCTCTGGGCGCCCCAACGGTCGGACATCCAGCCGCCTACCGCGCGCAATACGCCGCCGGGCAGGGAGAAACAGGCGGCCAGCAGCGCGGCGCTTTGCAGGCTGAAGCCGTATTCCTGCACGTAGTACTTGGTCATCCACAGCGCCAGGGCCACATAGCCGCCGAACACAATCGAGTAGTACTGGCAGTAGCGCCACACCGCCGGGTCCTTGAGGCACAGCAACTGCTGGCGCAGGGTGGCCCCGCCGGCGCTGCGGTGGGTTTTGTCTTCGCTGGTGAGGAACCAGAACAGCAGCGCGGTGATAAACAGGATGGCGCCGAACACCTTGGGCACCAGATGCCAGGTGCCCAGGGCGATCAGCGCCGGGGCCAGAAACTTGGTCACTGCCGCCCCGGCATTGCCGGCG
This region of Pseudomonas asgharzadehiana genomic DNA includes:
- a CDS encoding MFS transporter; translated protein: MRQGLVLGMSTLAFTVCFMVWMMFAVLGVPIKELLQLNETQFGLLAATPVLTGSLVRLPLGLLTDRFGGRIVFFLLMLACVLPLYLITYATAYWQFLVLGLFVGLAGGSFSVGIAYVAKWFDKGNQGFAMGVFGAGNAGAAVTKFLAPALIALGTWHLVPKVFGAILFITALLFWFLTSEDKTHRSAGGATLRQQLLCLKDPAVWRYCQYYSIVFGGYVALALWMTKYYVQEYGFSLQSAALLAACFSLPGGVLRAVGGWMSDRWGAQSVTWWVLWVSWICLFLLSYPQTQLQVMTVNGPLDFHIGLNATLFTVLLFVMGIAFAFGKASVFKYIANDYPQNMGAVSGIVGLAGGLGGFVLPILFGALVDLTGVRSSCFMLMYGVVWVSLAWMYFSEVRKQPLMGKTAQPLQGE